The stretch of DNA ATACTTTTCATAGCGGACCAAAATCTTGCGAAAGCGATTGAACCATGAATGGCTTGCCTCAACCACCCACCTTCTGGCTTTCCATAATGGATTGCTTCTTTTCTCTTGGGTCTCCTCCCCTCGTCTTTTCACGTGGGGAATATAACCGTGAGAAACAATGGTCTCCAATGCGGATTGCCCATCATAGGCTTTGTCCGCACATAGATTCTGTTGGATATCGGTGGGACGATCGATGACGATTTCCTCCAGCACCAGCTCCAATTGGGTCACATCATGCCGGTTTGCTCCGGTCACGACAAGCGACAACGGGACACCACGGCCGTCCACAAGGAGGTGTCGTTTCGTTCCTTTTTTTTCCCCTGTCGGTCGGATTTCGACCAACTGCTTCCAGAGCCAGGGGGGCCTTGACCATTGCTCCGTCAATGCTTTGCCATCTCC from Desulfatirhabdium butyrativorans DSM 18734 encodes:
- a CDS encoding IS5 family transposase (programmed frameshift); translation: MQRIQSWEVSDAFWERVEPLVPVRERDPQKSYKRKVGGGRKPIPARRIFEAIIYVLRTGCQWKALPKERFGSPSAIHAHFMRWMRAGFFISLWRAGLAEYDEMEGIAWRWQSIDGAMVKAPLALEAVGRNPTDRGKKRGTKRHLLVDGRGVPLSLVVTGANRHDVTQLELVLEEIVIDRPTDIQQNLCADKAYDGQSALETIVSHGYIPHVKRRGEETQEKRSNPLWKARRWVVEASHSWFNRFRKILVRYEKYSDTYMALLHLAAAIIAYRKVGDIYG